A DNA window from Aureibaculum sp. 2308TA14-22 contains the following coding sequences:
- a CDS encoding GH92 family glycosyl hydrolase translates to MKHLKIIFLFLIISLFFSCKNEKNIEKSKPKLLVSFVDPFIGTGGHGHTYPGATAPFGMVQPSPDNGTQGWDWCSGYHITDTIITGFSQLHLSGTGIGDLVDVLLMPTNNDVDLSLFGKTKDSLPYTSYFSHESEMASPGYYSVKLNNKIKVELTANEYVAFHKYTFNNVEIPSFIIDLGFAINWDKVTSSSLKREGENIITGTRFSTGWAKNQKVFFVIQTSKPIKSSKFVRDKEILIDVNSSEGIKTGGQFIFEDSVKQVEVKIALSSVSLANALENLVKKGKNTDFDKTRKITEENWETALSKIKIKTDRDSLKTMFYTALYHSQVAPVLFSDVNGEFRLQNDSIAKATNYKAYSTLSLWDVFRAETPLLSIIDSQRLNDMIQSMLTYYDEHGALPVWTLYGNETGTMPGYHSISVIVDAYLKGIRDYDVEKAYKAMKKTMMGDERGLSHYKKYGYIPYNKEHQSVSISLNYAYNDFCVAQLAKDLGKEDDYNYFLNRSKAYENFFDKESGFLRGKSANGKDFREPFNPKMSNHLEDTDYTEGNAWQHSWNVIHDTDGLIALHGGKEAFVKMTDQLFVESSELVGDNVSADITGLIGQYAHGNEPSHHIAYMFNKAGQPWRTQYWVRKILDTQYSTLPNGLSGNEDAGQMSAWYVMSSLGIYPMNPASSQYEIGSPVFDEATIKTSNNTEFTIITANNSDKNFYIQSAKLNNKELNRTYITHQELIAGGKLELKMGAEPNKNWPKN, encoded by the coding sequence ATGAAACATCTTAAAATTATATTTTTATTCTTAATTATTTCTCTTTTTTTTTCTTGTAAGAATGAAAAAAATATTGAAAAGTCAAAACCTAAGCTACTCGTTTCATTTGTCGACCCATTTATAGGCACTGGTGGTCATGGTCATACCTACCCGGGTGCAACTGCTCCTTTTGGGATGGTACAACCTAGTCCCGATAACGGCACCCAAGGTTGGGACTGGTGTTCGGGCTATCACATTACCGATACTATAATTACCGGTTTTAGCCAATTGCATCTGAGCGGAACAGGTATTGGTGATTTAGTGGATGTATTACTAATGCCAACAAATAATGATGTTGACCTAAGTCTTTTTGGTAAGACAAAGGATAGCTTGCCTTACACAAGCTACTTTTCACATGAAAGTGAAATGGCTTCACCAGGGTATTATAGTGTAAAACTAAATAACAAAATAAAAGTAGAATTAACGGCTAACGAATATGTAGCCTTTCATAAATATACTTTTAACAATGTGGAAATACCTTCATTCATTATTGATTTAGGGTTTGCTATAAATTGGGATAAGGTCACTTCGTCTAGTCTAAAACGAGAAGGTGAAAATATTATAACCGGTACACGTTTTAGTACAGGTTGGGCAAAAAACCAAAAGGTATTTTTTGTAATTCAAACATCAAAACCTATAAAATCTTCAAAGTTTGTTAGAGATAAAGAAATTTTGATTGATGTAAATTCTTCTGAAGGTATTAAAACCGGCGGGCAATTCATATTTGAGGATTCAGTGAAACAGGTTGAGGTTAAAATTGCTTTATCTTCTGTAAGTTTGGCAAATGCCTTAGAAAATCTTGTAAAAAAAGGGAAAAATACTGATTTTGATAAAACAAGGAAAATTACTGAAGAAAATTGGGAAACAGCACTTTCTAAAATTAAGATAAAAACTGACCGAGATAGTTTAAAAACTATGTTTTATACCGCTTTATATCATTCACAAGTGGCTCCAGTTTTATTTAGTGACGTTAATGGTGAATTTCGCTTACAAAATGATAGCATTGCAAAAGCCACAAATTATAAGGCTTATTCCACACTATCTCTTTGGGACGTTTTTAGGGCAGAAACACCACTGTTATCTATTATAGATTCCCAGAGATTAAATGACATGATTCAGTCCATGTTAACTTATTACGACGAACACGGTGCTTTGCCGGTTTGGACGTTGTATGGTAATGAAACCGGTACCATGCCAGGCTATCATTCCATTTCTGTTATTGTTGACGCGTATTTAAAAGGAATTAGGGATTACGATGTTGAAAAAGCTTATAAAGCAATGAAAAAAACTATGATGGGCGATGAACGTGGACTAAGTCATTATAAAAAGTATGGATATATTCCTTATAATAAAGAGCATCAATCGGTTTCTATATCTTTGAACTACGCTTATAATGATTTCTGTGTTGCACAACTGGCAAAAGATTTGGGTAAAGAGGATGATTATAACTATTTCTTAAATCGCTCAAAAGCCTATGAAAATTTCTTTGATAAAGAATCTGGATTCTTACGAGGGAAATCGGCAAATGGAAAAGATTTTCGTGAACCTTTTAATCCCAAAATGTCTAATCATTTAGAAGATACTGATTATACTGAAGGCAATGCCTGGCAACATAGCTGGAACGTGATCCATGATACGGATGGTCTTATTGCCTTGCACGGTGGTAAAGAGGCTTTTGTAAAAATGACAGACCAATTGTTTGTAGAAAGTTCAGAGTTGGTAGGCGATAATGTCTCTGCGGACATTACCGGGTTGATCGGTCAATATGCCCATGGCAACGAACCCAGCCACCATATTGCGTATATGTTCAACAAAGCAGGCCAACCCTGGAGAACCCAATATTGGGTTCGTAAAATTTTAGATACCCAGTACAGTACTCTTCCAAATGGGCTGAGCGGTAACGAAGATGCAGGCCAAATGTCAGCTTGGTATGTAATGAGTTCTCTAGGTATTTACCCTATGAATCCTGCTTCCAGTCAATATGAAATTGGAAGCCCCGTTTTTGATGAAGCCACTATAAAGACATCAAACAATACAGAGTTTACAATTATTACTGCAAATAATTCTGACAAAAACTTTTACATACAATCTGCTAAGCTGAATAATAAGGAATTAAACAGAACTTATATAACTCACCAAGAATTAATTGCTGGCGGAAAACTAGAATTAAAAATGGGTGCTGAACCTAATAAAAACTGGCCAAAAAACTAA
- the ppk2 gene encoding polyphosphate kinase 2, with amino-acid sequence MEKYELTETDVKKLSTKKGLRVLLAKEPYNLAKAIRFINYEKKLKKLQVELVKLQTWAIENKERIIVVFEGRDAAGKGGAIRRITERINPRHIKIVALPKPTEEEKTEWYFQRYVNQFPRAGQIVFFDRSWYNRAVVEPVNGFCTEEEYNIFMNQVNDFERMITESGIILVKIYMSISKSEQAERFDDIKSDPLKHWKMTSVDERAQELWDVYTKYKKMMFKNTENGGIPFKVIKANRKTIARVNAIQHILSTIPYDKDLKI; translated from the coding sequence ATGGAAAAATATGAATTAACAGAAACAGATGTAAAAAAACTCAGTACTAAAAAGGGGCTAAGGGTTTTGTTGGCAAAAGAACCTTATAATTTGGCTAAAGCAATACGTTTTATTAATTATGAAAAAAAATTAAAGAAACTACAGGTAGAACTGGTTAAATTACAAACTTGGGCTATTGAAAACAAGGAACGTATTATTGTAGTATTTGAAGGGAGAGATGCTGCTGGTAAAGGTGGTGCAATTAGAAGGATTACAGAACGTATCAACCCTAGGCATATTAAAATAGTTGCATTACCAAAACCAACTGAAGAGGAAAAGACTGAATGGTATTTTCAACGGTATGTAAATCAGTTTCCTAGGGCAGGCCAAATCGTTTTTTTTGATAGAAGTTGGTACAATAGGGCAGTTGTTGAACCAGTAAATGGATTTTGCACTGAAGAAGAATATAATATATTTATGAATCAAGTTAATGATTTTGAAAGGATGATTACAGAATCAGGTATTATCTTGGTAAAAATATATATGTCTATTTCAAAATCAGAGCAGGCAGAACGTTTTGATGATATTAAAAGCGACCCTTTAAAACATTGGAAGATGACATCGGTAGATGAGAGAGCACAAGAACTTTGGGATGTATATACAAAGTATAAAAAAATGATGTTTAAAAATACAGAAAATGGTGGCATTCCATTTAAAGTCATAAAGGCAAATAGAAAGACTATAGCCAGAGTAAATGCTATTCAGCATATATTATCTACCATACCTTATGATAAGGATTTGAAAATTTGA
- a CDS encoding LytR/AlgR family response regulator transcription factor, with the protein MDVKCLIIDDEPLAINVIKNYLSQINDITLVNTFNNAVDGLNFLKDNHVDLVFLDINMPLLDGLSFIKSLDTKPQIIITTAHVEFAVESFELDVLDYLVKPIAFPRFLKATNKVFKIFNDKNPYQLTQEKPYIFIKIDKKKLKKIYLDELLVIESLKDYLKITTNTDRYIIHQTLTSFTDQLPSDNFIRIHRSYTIAIDKVDTIEGNSVEIAGIRYTIGRTYIEDVKSKILN; encoded by the coding sequence ATGGACGTAAAATGCCTGATTATTGATGATGAACCTTTAGCCATTAATGTTATTAAAAATTATCTATCACAAATTAATGATATAACTTTAGTAAATACGTTTAACAATGCTGTTGATGGGCTAAACTTCTTAAAAGACAATCACGTAGATCTTGTTTTCTTAGATATAAACATGCCATTGTTAGATGGCTTAAGTTTTATTAAGAGTTTAGATACTAAACCACAAATTATAATAACTACCGCCCATGTGGAATTTGCTGTTGAATCTTTTGAACTTGACGTTTTAGACTATTTAGTTAAACCAATAGCCTTCCCTCGATTTTTAAAAGCAACAAACAAGGTCTTTAAAATATTTAATGATAAAAACCCATATCAGTTAACACAAGAAAAACCGTATATCTTTATAAAGATTGACAAAAAAAAGTTAAAAAAGATTTATTTGGATGAGCTTTTAGTTATTGAAAGTCTTAAAGATTATTTAAAGATTACTACTAATACTGACAGGTACATCATACATCAAACATTAACCAGTTTTACCGATCAGTTGCCTTCAGATAACTTCATACGCATACACAGATCTTACACTATTGCCATTGACAAAGTGGACACTATAGAGGGTAATAGTGTTGAAATTGCCGGCATAAGATACACTATTGGCAGAACCTACATTGAAGATGTTAAAAGTAAAATTTTAAATTAA
- a CDS encoding GumC family protein, with product MEFEKINNVAVNDDAEENNLDLREQIEKYLRHWKWFVLAVLVSFIYTYFNLNFKRPSYQAISKIKIKDEKSGDKSTLSAFQDMGIMSATKDNIDDEIQVLKSKTLVGEVVKSLKLNIQYHTNKNGISKFLDDNLGFNTEFYETENYENPPLNLNFFISDSTLYKVGAQFLIKVNSANQYTFSTTDKSVVKTQSFGEKITTNFGDLIILPNVDFQEQNLISSNILVSIIPVKNLANAYLGGLEIEPMAQYSNVLSLSIEIDHKKKAEDFLDELVKKYNERAIRLKEELSEKTSEFVSERLQKISVELADADEQVEGVKSKYGASSSASSAGVNIQAAKQVEQLRNQTSIQLDQIKQAKEFVATKSDNAFIPNVGVNDPNVTNNVEKYNQLLAEKQRMLKNSTEKNPTVVNLSDQIKSLEESINQGLQNVESSTKIALDNFNQQYSVAQGRIYAAPVQETQLRDVSRKQQTKEQLYLYLLQKREETAITLGVADPNAKIIDKAESLPYKTGPNKKMGFLFALLAGLLIPFSILYLRDILDSKIHTREDIEKVLSIPIIGDIPKLDGKKPRYLIQKDDHSSIAEAFRILRTNISFILPNRSSKTQGKIIFVTSTIAHEGKSMVSTNLATALSHAGKKTLILGLDIRAPKIEPYLGVRSKQGVTNYIINSDLLPEDILVSAPENKNLDIITSGDLAPNPAELLMNERVKDLFDFAKENYEYVIVDTAAFSMVTDTLLLSKFSDAFIYVIRANFLDKRMLKYINFLHKEKRLPNMALLLNGLDHKKSYGYGYGYGYGYGTGLEKSKKPWWKFS from the coding sequence ATGGAATTTGAAAAAATCAATAATGTTGCTGTTAATGATGATGCAGAAGAAAACAATTTAGATCTAAGAGAGCAAATTGAAAAATATTTAAGACATTGGAAATGGTTTGTATTGGCCGTTCTAGTTTCATTTATATATACTTATTTTAATTTAAACTTTAAAAGGCCGAGTTATCAAGCGATTTCAAAAATAAAAATTAAAGATGAAAAAAGTGGTGATAAATCTACACTGTCCGCTTTCCAAGATATGGGTATAATGAGTGCTACTAAAGATAACATAGATGATGAAATACAGGTATTAAAATCCAAAACTTTAGTAGGAGAGGTCGTCAAATCACTTAAACTTAACATCCAATATCATACCAACAAGAACGGTATAAGTAAATTTTTAGATGACAATCTGGGGTTTAATACTGAATTCTATGAAACAGAAAATTACGAGAACCCTCCATTGAACCTTAATTTTTTCATAAGTGATTCTACATTGTACAAAGTGGGTGCACAATTTTTAATTAAAGTAAATTCGGCAAATCAATATACGTTCAGTACAACCGACAAATCAGTTGTTAAAACCCAGTCTTTCGGTGAAAAAATCACCACCAACTTTGGAGATTTGATTATACTACCCAATGTTGATTTTCAAGAGCAAAATCTTATTAGCTCTAACATCTTGGTCAGTATAATTCCTGTAAAAAACTTGGCTAATGCCTATTTAGGTGGATTGGAAATAGAACCCATGGCACAATACTCAAACGTTTTAAGCCTTTCAATAGAAATTGACCACAAGAAGAAAGCTGAAGATTTTTTAGATGAGTTGGTAAAAAAGTATAACGAAAGAGCAATTCGGCTTAAAGAAGAACTTTCTGAGAAAACATCAGAATTTGTGAGCGAAAGACTACAGAAAATTTCAGTAGAATTGGCAGATGCTGATGAACAAGTGGAAGGGGTGAAGTCAAAGTACGGAGCATCTTCATCGGCTTCCAGTGCAGGTGTGAATATACAAGCAGCTAAACAAGTTGAGCAACTAAGAAATCAAACCAGTATTCAACTTGATCAAATAAAACAAGCAAAAGAATTTGTAGCAACTAAGAGTGATAATGCTTTTATACCTAATGTTGGTGTTAATGATCCCAATGTGACAAATAATGTAGAAAAATATAATCAATTGCTTGCTGAAAAACAAAGAATGCTAAAAAATTCTACTGAAAAAAACCCAACTGTAGTTAACTTGAGCGATCAAATAAAGTCTTTGGAAGAATCCATAAACCAAGGATTGCAAAATGTTGAGTCCTCTACAAAAATTGCTCTCGATAATTTCAATCAACAATATAGCGTTGCACAAGGGAGAATATATGCTGCACCTGTTCAAGAAACACAACTCAGAGATGTCTCTCGAAAACAACAAACTAAAGAGCAATTGTATTTATATTTATTACAAAAAAGGGAAGAAACTGCAATAACACTAGGTGTTGCGGATCCTAATGCAAAAATTATTGATAAGGCCGAGAGCTTGCCATATAAAACGGGGCCAAATAAAAAAATGGGTTTTTTGTTTGCTTTGCTCGCTGGTCTACTTATTCCATTCTCAATATTGTATTTAAGGGATATTCTTGATTCAAAAATACATACACGAGAGGATATTGAAAAAGTATTGAGCATTCCAATTATTGGTGATATCCCCAAATTAGATGGAAAAAAGCCAAGATATCTCATACAAAAAGATGATCATTCAAGCATAGCAGAGGCTTTCAGAATTTTACGTACTAATATTAGTTTTATATTACCAAACAGATCTAGTAAAACTCAAGGTAAGATAATTTTTGTAACTTCAACTATTGCTCACGAGGGCAAGTCTATGGTTTCTACGAATTTGGCAACGGCATTATCACATGCAGGAAAAAAAACATTAATACTGGGATTGGATATTAGGGCTCCAAAAATTGAGCCTTATCTGGGAGTAAGAAGTAAGCAAGGGGTTACTAATTATATTATTAATTCCGATCTTCTACCTGAAGATATTTTAGTTTCTGCCCCTGAGAATAAAAATTTAGATATTATTACCTCAGGTGACTTAGCTCCAAATCCAGCCGAATTGTTAATGAATGAAAGGGTCAAAGACCTCTTTGATTTTGCTAAAGAAAATTATGAATATGTTATTGTTGATACTGCTGCTTTTAGCATGGTTACGGACACATTGTTGTTAAGTAAATTTTCGGATGCATTTATTTATGTAATTAGGGCGAATTTCTTAGATAAGAGAATGTTAAAATATATAAACTTCTTACACAAAGAAAAAAGGTTACCCAATATGGCTTTATTACTTAATGGCTTGGATCATAAGAAATCCTATGGATATGGTTACGGATATGGATACGGATATGGCACTGGACTTGAAAAATCTAAAAAACCTTGGTGGAAATTTAGCTAG
- the ppk2 gene encoding polyphosphate kinase 2 yields the protein MNNTQALLTKEDFESVSSNKELLALIKQKGENIDAVLNRLKYEDELRKLQIELVKLQQWISTNNKRVVVIFEGRDAAGKGGNIRRFTEHLNPRSMNLVALTKPTEVERGQWYFQRYIKELSNPGEIVFFDRSWYNRAVVEPVMGFCTDEQYRKFMLQVPEFEHMLYEDGVKIIKFWFSISKEEQKARFDARLQTPLKRWKFSPVDQKGQELWDKYTFYKEQMFSNTHTTYCPWIIVKANDKKVARLETMRYVLSHFNYSNKDKALTTLLPDPNIIMRYYRSAEQIDY from the coding sequence ATGAACAACACTCAAGCATTGCTTACAAAAGAAGATTTTGAAAGTGTATCCTCTAACAAGGAACTTTTAGCCTTAATCAAACAAAAAGGCGAAAATATTGATGCAGTTTTAAATAGGCTAAAGTATGAAGATGAGTTAAGAAAACTTCAAATTGAGTTAGTTAAATTACAACAATGGATATCAACGAATAATAAGCGTGTAGTTGTTATATTTGAAGGTAGGGATGCCGCTGGTAAAGGAGGAAATATTAGACGGTTTACAGAGCATTTAAATCCGCGTTCAATGAATTTGGTAGCATTGACCAAGCCAACTGAGGTTGAGCGAGGGCAATGGTATTTTCAAAGATATATCAAAGAACTTTCCAACCCTGGTGAAATCGTTTTTTTTGATAGAAGTTGGTACAACAGGGCAGTTGTTGAACCTGTTATGGGTTTTTGTACTGACGAGCAGTATAGAAAATTTATGTTGCAAGTACCTGAATTTGAACATATGTTGTATGAAGACGGTGTGAAAATAATTAAGTTTTGGTTTTCTATATCTAAAGAAGAACAAAAAGCACGATTTGACGCTAGATTACAAACTCCTTTAAAAAGATGGAAATTTAGTCCTGTAGATCAAAAAGGACAAGAGTTATGGGATAAATATACTTTTTACAAAGAACAAATGTTTAGTAACACACATACAACATATTGCCCTTGGATTATTGTTAAAGCAAATGATAAAAAAGTTGCACGTTTAGAGACAATGCGTTACGTACTTTCTCATTTTAACTATTCTAATAAAGACAAAGCCTTAACTACATTACTTCCAGACCCTAATATTATTATGAGATATTATAGATCTGCAGAACAAATTGATTATTAA
- a CDS encoding polysaccharide biosynthesis/export family protein, protein MTKKSISHKLICKLLIFSLLTITLVSCGSRQDIVYFQDADIAAISRPIENYNAIIKPDDALTITVSSLDIELARPFNLSSISYTDNDGGLGRTTLQSYLVDANGNIDFPVLGTLKLTGLTRIQATAMIKDMLKDYLKDPIVNLRNVNFKVSVLGEVNNPGLFTVQNDRITILEALALAGDLTINAERKNVLVVREEGNKKTYNRVNLTSEEIFNSPMYYLTQNDVIYVTPNSSRIKGSNVGPSTSATLTAISILITAAALVVSITK, encoded by the coding sequence ATGACAAAAAAATCAATCTCTCACAAATTAATTTGCAAATTATTAATTTTTAGCTTGTTGACAATAACACTAGTATCTTGTGGTTCTAGACAAGATATAGTATATTTTCAAGATGCCGATATTGCTGCAATTAGCAGGCCTATTGAAAATTATAATGCCATTATAAAACCAGATGATGCTTTAACAATAACTGTTTCCTCACTAGACATAGAGCTTGCAAGGCCTTTTAATTTAAGTTCTATTTCTTATACTGATAATGATGGTGGTTTAGGTAGAACCACTTTACAAAGTTATTTGGTTGATGCAAATGGTAATATAGATTTTCCTGTATTAGGTACCTTAAAACTGACAGGACTGACACGAATTCAAGCTACAGCAATGATAAAGGACATGTTAAAAGATTATCTAAAAGATCCCATTGTCAATCTAAGAAACGTAAATTTTAAAGTATCAGTTTTAGGAGAAGTTAATAATCCTGGTCTTTTCACTGTCCAAAATGATAGAATAACTATTTTAGAAGCACTAGCACTTGCAGGTGACTTAACCATAAACGCAGAAAGAAAAAATGTTTTGGTTGTCAGAGAAGAAGGTAATAAAAAAACTTACAACAGGGTCAACCTTACATCAGAAGAGATTTTTAACTCTCCAATGTATTATTTAACACAAAACGATGTTATTTACGTTACCCCAAACAGTTCTAGAATAAAAGGCTCAAATGTAGGCCCTAGTACTAGTGCGACTTTAACTGCAATTTCAATATTAATTACTGCGGCAGCTCTAGTAGTAAGTATTACAAAATAA
- the nagB gene encoding glucosamine-6-phosphate deaminase: MSKKSINHQEAGKFEETRFEKIHNVIFENSNDASILVAKEIADLIKNKQSQNKKCILGLATGSSPIKVYDELVRMHEEEGLSFKNVITFNLDEYYPMEKENIQSYYYFMHDHLFDHIDILPENIHIPDGTIEKDVYDYCMSYDKKIEDVGGLDFQLLGIGRTGHVGFNEPGSHYNSGTRTITLDYVTRADAAPAFLGIDKVPRKAITMGIATIRKAKRIVLLAWGINKASVVKKAIEGEMSSQIPATYLQNHHNTTFVLDTDASSELTRVKTPWLVTSLTWNEHLKRKAVVWLSELLGKSILKLTDKDYNDNGMSNLLVEEGTAYDLNIKMFNILQHSITGWPGGKPNADDTNRPERANPAKKRVIIFSPHPDDDVISMGGTFDRLVEQGHEVHIAYQTSGNIAVADTEALKFAEVCKFMSNTSSDSVNNIIESINNKEKNSIDTVEVRKLKGMIRRGESVAATRYVGVPDENVHFLDLPFYETGTIKKSKLSDADVKIMTSIIEKVKPHQIYAAGDLADPHGTHKVCLDALFMALDELKPKKFMDDCWVWLYRGAWHEWETHEIEMAVPMSPDQVLKKRTAIFFHQSQKDGVMFQGDDSREFWVRVEDRNKLTAQKYNDLGLADYAAIEAFKRYIF; the protein is encoded by the coding sequence ATGTCAAAAAAATCGATTAACCATCAAGAGGCCGGAAAATTTGAAGAAACTAGGTTTGAAAAAATTCATAATGTAATTTTTGAAAACTCTAATGATGCTTCAATTTTAGTTGCAAAAGAAATTGCCGATTTAATTAAGAACAAACAATCACAAAACAAAAAATGTATTTTAGGTTTGGCTACTGGATCTTCACCTATTAAGGTTTATGACGAACTAGTGAGAATGCACGAGGAGGAAGGGTTAAGTTTTAAAAATGTAATTACTTTTAATTTGGATGAATATTATCCAATGGAAAAAGAAAATATACAAAGTTATTACTACTTTATGCACGATCACCTCTTTGATCACATAGATATTCTTCCTGAAAATATTCATATCCCAGATGGAACCATAGAAAAAGATGTATATGATTATTGTATGTCTTATGATAAGAAAATAGAGGACGTTGGCGGTTTAGATTTTCAATTGTTGGGTATAGGTAGAACAGGACATGTTGGTTTTAACGAACCAGGCTCACATTACAATTCAGGTACAAGAACCATTACTTTAGATTATGTGACTAGAGCTGATGCTGCTCCAGCTTTCTTGGGTATAGATAAAGTACCCAGAAAAGCCATTACTATGGGTATAGCTACAATTAGAAAAGCAAAAAGAATAGTGTTGTTGGCATGGGGTATTAATAAAGCAAGTGTAGTTAAAAAAGCCATAGAAGGAGAAATGTCTTCTCAAATACCTGCAACATATTTGCAAAATCATCATAATACAACTTTTGTTTTAGATACAGATGCATCTTCGGAATTAACTCGAGTTAAAACACCATGGTTGGTGACTTCGTTAACTTGGAACGAGCATCTAAAAAGAAAAGCTGTTGTTTGGTTAAGTGAGTTATTAGGAAAATCTATTTTAAAACTTACAGACAAAGATTATAATGATAATGGTATGTCTAATTTGTTGGTAGAAGAAGGAACGGCTTATGATTTAAATATTAAGATGTTTAATATTTTACAGCACAGTATTACAGGGTGGCCAGGTGGCAAACCTAATGCTGATGATACTAACAGGCCAGAAAGGGCAAACCCTGCAAAAAAGAGGGTTATTATTTTTAGTCCGCACCCGGATGATGATGTTATCTCTATGGGAGGTACTTTTGATAGGTTGGTAGAACAAGGACATGAAGTGCATATAGCATATCAAACTTCTGGTAATATAGCAGTCGCAGATACCGAGGCTTTAAAGTTTGCAGAAGTATGCAAGTTCATGTCAAATACTTCTTCTGATTCGGTAAATAATATAATCGAGAGTATCAATAACAAAGAAAAGAATAGTATTGATACAGTTGAGGTTAGAAAACTCAAAGGAATGATAAGAAGAGGTGAATCTGTAGCAGCTACACGTTACGTTGGTGTACCCGATGAAAATGTTCACTTTCTAGATCTTCCTTTTTATGAAACTGGAACGATTAAAAAGAGCAAATTATCTGATGCCGATGTAAAAATAATGACCTCAATAATTGAAAAAGTAAAACCGCATCAGATTTATGCAGCGGGAGATTTAGCTGACCCACACGGTACGCATAAAGTGTGTTTAGATGCTTTATTTATGGCTCTAGATGAATTGAAACCTAAAAAATTTATGGATGATTGTTGGGTTTGGTTGTACAGGGGAGCTTGGCACGAGTGGGAAACTCACGAAATTGAAATGGCGGTACCTATGAGTCCAGATCAAGTGTTGAAAAAAAGAACAGCTATTTTCTTCCATCAATCTCAAAAAGACGGTGTAATGTTTCAAGGTGATGATTCAAGAGAGTTTTGGGTCAGAGTAGAAGATAGAAATAAGTTGACAGCCCAAAAATATAATGATTTAGGTTTGGCAGATTATGCTGCTATTGAGGCCTTTAAGCGTTATATATTTTAA
- a CDS encoding sensor histidine kinase translates to MVNLNNTSNSPYYTRIIWKYHVVFWLIYFAINTLRWGSYYGDYFYSLRSNLLGFPIHMTLCYLNIYVLMPFLVFRKKYLTYILAVFASIFTMVLLKFNLTYYLLNTNVWPEGPVVTNSLTFDYVVDMMIGELYVITFVTAIKITMDWLTEHKRLTDLEKLQLETELLFLKTQVSPHFFFNTLNNIYSLSIEKSDKTPKIILKLSELMRYLLYETKRKRQSLEKEIMCLQNYLELESIRHGTDLEVNMDISGDISGKKIAPILLLSFVENAFKHGANKNIGKVKIDIDFKIKEDFLYFTIVNPTPADSNYQQRMDTSGGIGLKNVKKRLALGYRKDQYDLKIKNDNNLFTVKLKIKV, encoded by the coding sequence TTGGTCAACCTAAATAACACTTCTAACTCACCATATTATACTAGAATTATCTGGAAATACCATGTTGTTTTTTGGTTGATTTATTTTGCCATTAATACGTTACGTTGGGGGAGTTATTATGGTGATTACTTCTATTCTCTACGTTCAAATTTATTAGGGTTTCCTATACATATGACATTGTGTTATTTAAACATTTATGTACTAATGCCATTTTTGGTATTTCGAAAAAAATACCTAACTTACATCCTAGCGGTTTTTGCCTCCATTTTTACTATGGTATTGCTAAAATTTAATTTAACCTATTACTTATTAAATACAAATGTTTGGCCAGAAGGACCAGTTGTTACAAACTCGTTAACCTTTGATTATGTTGTAGATATGATGATTGGAGAGCTTTATGTAATTACATTTGTTACAGCAATAAAAATAACGATGGATTGGCTTACAGAACACAAGAGGTTAACCGATCTAGAAAAATTGCAACTAGAAACAGAGTTGTTGTTTTTAAAAACGCAAGTGTCACCACATTTCTTTTTTAACACATTAAACAATATCTACTCTTTATCAATAGAAAAATCAGACAAAACTCCTAAGATTATTTTAAAATTGTCTGAGTTAATGAGGTACTTACTCTACGAAACTAAGCGTAAAAGACAAAGCTTAGAAAAAGAAATTATGTGTCTTCAAAATTATTTAGAATTAGAGAGTATAAGGCACGGAACAGATTTAGAGGTAAATATGGATATTAGCGGAGATATTTCTGGTAAAAAAATTGCACCCATACTACTATTATCTTTTGTTGAAAATGCTTTTAAGCATGGAGCCAATAAAAATATAGGAAAAGTTAAAATTGATATCGATTTTAAAATTAAAGAAGATTTTCTTTACTTTACCATCGTTAACCCAACTCCTGCTGATTCCAACTATCAACAACGAATGGATACATCTGGAGGAATAGGATTGAAAAACGTAAAAAAAAGATTGGCTTTAGGTTACAGAAAGGACCAATATGATTTAAAAATTAAAAATGATAATAATTTATTCACAGTAAAATTAAAAATTAAAGTATAA